One genomic window of Kosmotoga olearia TBF 19.5.1 includes the following:
- a CDS encoding prolyl oligopeptidase family serine peptidase has protein sequence MAEDPIKSNIVHSLEPEVTFLSKPPQIDGVPDTELKNLPVYTFNFVEKSNDQNPLAEANYCLAYGAEFFYLYIEVKADSFICRDRGYQNGDGFHMVLSVPRPGNVPTDEFFVMAFCPQKEPSRAWQKKFIWYHNIDLSFQPLKNTLFEVKKLDGKVGYELLLPWREVYPYHPWLSESIGFNLCYVQAVEKDEKNYFFVVQDDRIQSEQSCRLYTRLSFSPPRLSSGTKTYMILDRNHCNEGETIEARIAGISATPTKDTIIVQINSDEGNVVSRDVFSFDIDDELTKKSFELRTSHLIPGEYKVKWASQISSLSGNISFTVLPKETVTDMSKQLESIKDRISSGSLTTLQFKLQEIKTTMKKLKPYDTAEKLRTSISKFKSVVECAAKGVDIIATKTGIQRRAYRSKIDNSLQPYSIKIPKNMESNKKYPLLVFLHGSGMDDRQVLTEREVDPLINFIELAPFGRGTSNAFSTDHAQDDIREAIDDVIAHYPVDTDRIILAGFSMGGYGVYRTFYENPKIFRALAVFSGHPDLANKWGIPGKHPNFLDEKYLNPFKGIQIFIFHGEQDKNCPFDLTKKLVEMLKKAGARVEVYIDKEKGHEMPGEKIYRSYLQWLKEVTK, from the coding sequence ATGGCAGAAGATCCCATCAAAAGCAACATCGTACATAGCCTTGAACCTGAAGTAACCTTCCTTTCCAAACCACCACAAATTGATGGTGTTCCGGATACAGAGCTTAAAAATCTTCCAGTTTATACATTCAATTTCGTTGAAAAAAGCAACGATCAGAACCCTCTGGCTGAGGCTAATTATTGTTTAGCCTACGGAGCCGAATTCTTCTATTTATACATTGAGGTTAAAGCCGACAGTTTCATATGCCGTGACAGGGGCTATCAGAACGGAGACGGATTTCATATGGTACTGTCAGTTCCTCGTCCTGGAAATGTACCTACCGATGAGTTTTTCGTGATGGCATTCTGTCCACAGAAAGAACCTAGCAGAGCCTGGCAAAAAAAGTTCATATGGTACCACAATATCGACCTCTCGTTTCAACCTTTGAAAAACACCCTTTTTGAGGTAAAAAAATTAGACGGTAAGGTAGGATACGAATTACTGTTGCCATGGAGAGAAGTCTATCCTTATCATCCGTGGCTATCAGAATCGATAGGTTTTAACCTGTGTTATGTTCAAGCAGTTGAAAAAGACGAAAAAAATTACTTTTTTGTTGTACAGGATGACCGCATTCAATCCGAGCAAAGTTGCCGCCTCTATACAAGATTAAGTTTTTCACCCCCTAGGTTAAGCAGCGGTACAAAGACTTATATGATTTTAGACCGTAATCATTGTAATGAAGGAGAAACCATCGAGGCAAGGATCGCTGGAATATCTGCCACACCTACTAAAGATACGATCATAGTCCAGATAAATAGTGATGAAGGTAATGTGGTAAGTCGCGATGTATTCAGCTTCGACATCGATGATGAGTTAACCAAGAAAAGTTTTGAGTTAAGAACGTCCCATTTAATCCCGGGAGAATATAAGGTCAAGTGGGCATCGCAGATCAGTAGCCTCTCTGGCAATATTAGTTTTACAGTATTACCGAAAGAAACTGTTACTGATATGAGCAAACAATTGGAAAGTATCAAAGATAGGATCAGTTCTGGAAGTTTGACAACCTTGCAGTTTAAACTCCAGGAGATTAAAACAACAATGAAGAAGCTTAAACCTTATGATACTGCTGAAAAACTGAGAACTTCCATTAGCAAATTCAAATCTGTGGTTGAGTGTGCTGCAAAAGGTGTAGATATCATCGCGACCAAAACGGGAATTCAGAGAAGAGCTTATCGCTCAAAAATTGATAACTCACTTCAACCGTACAGTATTAAAATTCCGAAAAATATGGAATCAAACAAAAAATATCCTCTTTTAGTTTTTCTCCACGGAAGCGGAATGGATGACAGACAGGTATTGACCGAAAGAGAGGTAGACCCACTAATAAATTTTATTGAACTCGCTCCCTTTGGTAGAGGAACCTCAAATGCGTTCAGTACTGATCATGCACAGGATGACATTCGTGAGGCAATAGACGACGTGATAGCACACTATCCCGTCGATACAGATAGAATCATTCTTGCAGGATTTTCGATGGGCGGCTATGGTGTTTATCGCACATTTTATGAGAACCCTAAGATATTCAGGGCACTCGCCGTTTTTTCAGGTCATCCCGATTTGGCAAATAAATGGGGGATTCCTGGTAAGCACCCAAATTTTTTAGACGAAAAATATTTGAACCCTTTCAAAGGGATCCAGATTTTTATTTTTCATGGAGAACAGGATAAAAATTGCCCGTTTGATTTGACGAAAAAATTGGTTGAAATGCTTAAGAAAGCGGGAGCACGGGTTGAAGTTTATATCGATAAAGAAAAAGGCCATGAAATGCCAGGCGAAAAAATATACCGTTCTTATTTACAATGGCTGAAAGAAGTGACAAAGTGA
- a CDS encoding DNA alkylation repair protein — translation MDTIRLMKSLKEESSNIGTSQRSVVISKIANKYYKEAPKSDEELLKFCEQLIAANNMDLFSIATLWIKKRTTIIDIKHFPVIEGWLFKYIHHWGTCDQLCYRVLSPFVYKYSELFSNVLKWAESERTYVRRAAPVSLIRNGVKSSFVVEYDLDKVLIVVENLEDDPHHHIQKAVGWLLKYSYLTYPDEILDYLRKNVKSLSRTTFRYALEKVPKEIRQEMMKL, via the coding sequence GTGGATACAATAAGACTAATGAAATCTTTAAAAGAAGAATCTTCAAACATCGGAACATCCCAGAGGTCTGTTGTTATATCAAAAATAGCTAACAAGTATTATAAAGAAGCTCCGAAATCCGATGAGGAGCTTCTTAAATTTTGTGAGCAGTTGATTGCTGCTAATAATATGGATTTGTTTTCTATTGCAACGCTGTGGATCAAAAAAAGAACAACTATAATTGATATAAAACATTTTCCGGTTATCGAAGGTTGGCTTTTCAAGTATATTCATCATTGGGGTACATGCGACCAATTATGTTACAGGGTTCTCAGTCCTTTTGTGTACAAGTATTCTGAATTATTTTCGAATGTTTTGAAGTGGGCAGAATCGGAAAGAACGTATGTTAGAAGAGCGGCGCCGGTTTCTTTAATTCGTAATGGTGTAAAATCCAGTTTCGTTGTAGAATATGATTTAGACAAGGTTCTAATTGTTGTTGAGAACTTGGAAGACGATCCGCACCATCACATTCAGAAGGCAGTGGGATGGTTACTTAAGTATTCTTATCTAACATATCCAGATGAAATACTTGATTACTTGCGAAAAAATGTGAAGTCGCTTTCTCGTACAACCTTTAGATACGCATTGGAAAAGGTACCTAAAGAAATTAGACAGGAAATGATGAAGTTATAA
- a CDS encoding histidine phosphatase family protein, translating to MTKLYITRHGQTEWNLEGRIQGQKDSKLTTLGEKQAEWLGERLKNVEIDVIISSSSGRAIRTAEIIRGKRNIEIVPNDNLREIHFGQWEGQLHAEIKKYWPDEYRNFWNFPHLYKPVGGETFLQVLDRVSNEVEKIISKYEGKNILIVTHAVVLKALIAYFENKDLMDFWSGAFMYPTCLNIVEIKEDSRKIVLQGDISHYQANEKVYND from the coding sequence ATGACAAAGTTATATATAACCCGGCATGGTCAAACAGAATGGAATCTGGAGGGCAGAATACAAGGCCAAAAAGATTCAAAACTTACAACATTAGGTGAGAAACAAGCAGAATGGCTTGGAGAAAGATTGAAGAATGTTGAAATAGATGTAATTATTTCTAGTTCAAGTGGAAGAGCAATTCGAACAGCTGAAATTATTAGAGGAAAAAGAAATATAGAAATAGTACCTAATGATAATCTTAGAGAAATTCACTTCGGACAATGGGAAGGTCAGTTGCATGCAGAGATTAAAAAATATTGGCCAGATGAATATAGGAATTTTTGGAATTTTCCTCATTTGTATAAGCCTGTGGGCGGAGAAACATTTTTACAAGTTTTAGATAGAGTAAGTAATGAAGTAGAGAAAATAATCTCTAAATACGAAGGGAAAAATATTTTAATTGTTACTCATGCGGTTGTTTTAAAAGCACTTATTGCATACTTTGAAAATAAAGATCTTATGGACTTTTGGAGCGGCGCTTTCATGTATCCTACATGTTTAAATATTGTTGAGATTAAAGAAGATAGTAGAAAAATTGTTTTGCAAGGAGATATATCACATTATCAAGCTAATGAGAAGGTATATAACGATTAA
- a CDS encoding DUF3796 domain-containing protein — translation MAKRRISNEHWASGLLGFLGFLGFKAFSLHNPWWLFYFCFFAFFSYFKYLKEEFKYLGFIGVIGLIVAILGVFGIIRV, via the coding sequence ATGGCCAAAAGAAGAATAAGTAACGAACACTGGGCAAGCGGACTTTTGGGATTCTTAGGATTTCTTGGTTTTAAAGCGTTTAGCTTGCATAATCCCTGGTGGTTATTCTATTTTTGCTTTTTTGCATTCTTCTCATATTTCAAATATCTCAAGGAAGAGTTTAAATACTTAGGATTTATTGGGGTAATAGGTTTAATCGTAGCGATACTTGGAGTTTTTGGGATAATAAGGGTGTAA
- a CDS encoding Acg family FMN-binding oxidoreductase, with protein MEVAEHIIQILKYASLAPNSHNSQPWKIKILSDLEFIVQSDPTRWLPRVDPENRELLLSIGAFWENLEQAALAFGFESHAEVLANSPKDIEILKIKLVKCASRGDDRLELIKKRATDRRPYEKKELQGLHLKELEKLLPDRLVYFPRKSKEGEWIASNLVEANKRQTFDDEKQKELAEWLRFSRSEVSEKSDGLTPEMLGMTGLVKFFWYAFMSRKNAFSRSFRNKGIENVRNQVDNCSGFIVITSEDLSVHSTLEAGRNFEKLALKCTELGVSIHPMSQLMEESPWKEELESSLGLSKPVQLVLRAGYSRKRSERSVRRPVEEIII; from the coding sequence GTGGAAGTCGCAGAGCACATAATTCAGATTCTTAAATATGCTTCTCTTGCACCAAATTCGCATAACAGCCAGCCATGGAAAATTAAGATCCTTTCGGACTTGGAGTTTATTGTTCAATCTGACCCAACTCGCTGGCTTCCAAGAGTTGATCCTGAGAATCGCGAGCTTTTACTTTCGATAGGTGCGTTCTGGGAGAATTTAGAGCAAGCTGCTCTTGCGTTTGGATTTGAATCCCATGCAGAGGTTCTGGCGAATAGCCCAAAGGATATAGAAATCCTCAAGATAAAGTTGGTGAAATGTGCTTCCCGAGGGGATGATCGACTGGAATTGATAAAGAAAAGGGCTACCGATAGAAGGCCGTACGAGAAAAAAGAGCTGCAAGGTTTGCATTTGAAAGAACTTGAGAAACTTTTACCAGATCGTCTGGTTTATTTTCCTCGGAAAAGCAAGGAGGGAGAATGGATTGCAAGCAATCTGGTGGAAGCTAACAAAAGACAGACATTCGATGATGAGAAGCAAAAAGAGCTGGCGGAATGGTTGAGATTTTCTCGATCTGAAGTTTCCGAAAAAAGCGATGGTCTTACCCCTGAAATGCTGGGAATGACGGGGTTGGTAAAGTTTTTCTGGTATGCTTTCATGAGCAGAAAAAACGCGTTTTCCAGGTCTTTCAGAAATAAAGGAATTGAGAATGTCAGAAATCAGGTGGACAATTGTTCGGGATTTATTGTTATAACGAGCGAGGATTTGAGTGTTCATTCTACACTAGAAGCTGGTAGAAATTTCGAGAAATTGGCACTGAAGTGTACTGAACTAGGGGTTTCCATCCACCCCATGTCACAACTGATGGAAGAATCTCCCTGGAAGGAAGAGCTGGAGAGTTCACTGGGTTTGTCAAAACCTGTTCAGTTGGTTTTGCGTGCAGGTTATTCAAGGAAACGTTCCGAGCGAAGTGTTCGAAGACCTGTGGAGGAGATCATTATATAA
- a CDS encoding linear amide C-N hydrolase, translating to MMVKFLSFFLISVLLLVSQQVFACTIFYVVDDNGHVLVGRNFDDAGSGGRIWFVPANDENNGIAILERMGVDMPYEGINDKGLFIGIAAVPDTRTPFSIFKPIRKSLEMVRIVLERAQTVDEALEVFSDYSIAFGTFLGFPVVHYMIVDKDGNAAIVEYVDNEIVIIKDPVKSQIMTNHFISHPKLGVKSEALFERFYIVKENIGNIRTIKDVQNLLRAASQNTTIWSNVYDLSNQEIYVSYKNSQTVVLSLKDELYRGKHGYSLSNLNKADAVLKYPQSDPRMIVRPHFGSGYIEGKSTSHYGIRILFPADDGVKRYGIEITSFDEFFTAGIILEQRLFGWFNMSIGTVGYFNYGEDPDNVVGLTSNLGWEPDNHIPFKPFVTYRSDVIFVDPVKVINSISIGFNFEF from the coding sequence ATGATGGTGAAATTTTTAAGTTTTTTTCTAATCTCGGTGCTTCTTTTAGTTTCACAGCAGGTATTTGCATGCACGATTTTTTACGTAGTAGATGATAATGGACATGTTCTTGTGGGTAGAAATTTTGATGACGCAGGAAGTGGTGGGAGAATCTGGTTTGTTCCAGCTAATGATGAGAATAATGGTATAGCCATTCTGGAGCGTATGGGAGTAGATATGCCCTATGAGGGGATAAATGATAAAGGATTGTTTATAGGTATTGCCGCTGTTCCTGATACCCGAACGCCTTTTTCAATTTTTAAGCCTATAAGGAAGAGTCTGGAAATGGTCAGAATTGTTCTTGAACGTGCTCAGACGGTTGACGAAGCGTTGGAGGTATTCTCTGATTACTCCATTGCCTTCGGTACTTTTTTAGGCTTTCCAGTTGTCCACTATATGATAGTGGATAAAGATGGAAACGCTGCTATTGTTGAATACGTCGATAATGAAATAGTAATTATAAAAGATCCAGTTAAATCCCAGATCATGACGAATCATTTTATCTCACATCCTAAACTTGGAGTAAAAAGTGAAGCGTTATTTGAGAGATTTTATATAGTAAAAGAAAATATTGGAAATATACGTACTATAAAGGATGTTCAAAATTTACTGAGGGCAGCATCGCAAAACACTACAATATGGTCAAATGTTTATGATCTTAGTAATCAGGAAATATACGTGTCGTATAAAAATTCGCAAACAGTGGTACTCAGCCTTAAAGATGAACTTTATAGAGGTAAACATGGGTATAGTTTAAGCAATTTAAATAAAGCAGATGCTGTACTAAAATATCCGCAATCTGATCCCAGAATGATTGTAAGACCCCATTTTGGATCTGGATATATAGAAGGAAAGAGCACGTCGCATTATGGAATTCGGATTTTGTTCCCCGCAGATGATGGTGTTAAAAGGTATGGAATAGAAATTACGAGTTTTGATGAGTTTTTCACAGCGGGAATTATTTTGGAGCAAAGGTTATTTGGATGGTTTAACATGTCGATAGGAACTGTTGGATACTTTAATTATGGTGAAGACCCGGATAATGTGGTTGGATTGACTTCAAATCTTGGGTGGGAGCCCGACAACCATATTCCTTTTAAGCCATTTGTGACTTACAGAAGTGATGTAATTTTTGTAGATCCTGTGAAAGTAATAAATTCAATAAGTATTGGTTTTAACTTTGAATTTTAG
- a CDS encoding PadR family transcriptional regulator: MEEVILGFLSSGAMTGYDIKQVMSVSTSFFYDASYGSIYPTLKKLEKKGFVTSKEVVEGRKVKVFYSLTDKGRKEFLKWLEKPSAPANTKYEFLAKLFFARHLPKDRLLAMVSRHISEIREVLSKLQMIEKEMKNHADTYQMYTLKFGIDFFTFLATWYENLFEEINAGTEKGEETGDGQ, translated from the coding sequence GTGGAAGAGGTTATTCTTGGTTTTTTGAGTTCGGGAGCTATGACTGGATATGATATCAAACAGGTTATGAGCGTTAGTACATCATTTTTTTATGATGCCAGCTATGGAAGTATTTACCCTACGTTGAAAAAGCTAGAGAAGAAAGGATTCGTTACATCTAAAGAAGTTGTAGAGGGTAGAAAAGTAAAGGTATTTTATTCATTAACAGATAAGGGACGAAAAGAATTCTTAAAATGGTTGGAAAAGCCTTCGGCACCAGCAAACACTAAGTATGAGTTTCTTGCGAAACTCTTTTTTGCCCGACACCTTCCTAAAGACAGGCTTCTGGCAATGGTGTCCCGGCATATCTCAGAAATTCGTGAAGTCCTATCAAAACTCCAAATGATTGAAAAAGAAATGAAAAACCACGCAGATACCTATCAGATGTACACACTCAAGTTTGGTATAGATTTCTTTACGTTTCTCGCTACCTGGTATGAGAATCTTTTTGAAGAAATAAACGCTGGTACAGAAAAAGGAGAGGAAACAGGTGATGGTCAATAG
- a CDS encoding phenylacetate--CoA ligase family protein — protein sequence MSRWLVKRILRASGIHSRYRIPWNWKVGTRLYSKGSFKKTYRQEAFKVLIQEVYRNSKFYREHLEKYNLKNVRTPADLGDFFTYPAQLENHPEDFICQKPDIYFETSGSSGRPKKIGLTREDFLLLAFTTAHGLKKMGVKKNDLFLNAYSYGIWVPGLILQNALEMLGVPVVPVGHQKPEVIFEKIVDYRPTIVGILPSSLIVITKLAERYKKELPKIRWFQTGAQHIPSKTKEWIKTVWGANVVNGYGATEFGGTFAIECYEGKGYHFNDLLFWVEILNPDQDGYGELVVTTLAFRCMPLIRYRIGDITRFVNDRCDCPFRTAKIDYILGRKDDMFKAAGNNLYPGYFSKAVVEGVFLGVEIDTKEEIDRIKIRVTEGSKVDLKRLDTFILDTIEKDELIVETKFESPNSHTGRKIPEVIDLRSWD from the coding sequence ATGAGCAGATGGCTTGTAAAGCGTATTCTCAGAGCGTCCGGGATCCATTCTAGGTACAGAATACCCTGGAATTGGAAGGTTGGAACCCGCTTGTACAGCAAAGGAAGCTTCAAGAAAACCTACAGGCAGGAGGCCTTTAAAGTTCTCATACAGGAGGTTTACCGTAATTCAAAATTCTACCGTGAACATCTTGAAAAGTATAATCTCAAAAATGTAAGAACCCCTGCAGATCTCGGTGACTTTTTCACCTATCCTGCACAGCTGGAAAATCACCCTGAAGATTTTATCTGCCAGAAACCCGACATCTATTTCGAAACCTCCGGCAGTTCTGGAAGACCGAAGAAAATCGGATTAACCCGTGAAGATTTCCTTCTATTAGCCTTTACCACAGCCCACGGCCTGAAAAAAATGGGCGTGAAGAAGAATGACCTCTTTCTCAATGCTTACAGCTATGGAATCTGGGTTCCTGGCCTGATCCTTCAGAATGCACTTGAAATGCTTGGCGTTCCTGTTGTCCCTGTGGGCCATCAGAAACCCGAGGTTATATTCGAAAAAATCGTGGATTATAGACCAACGATTGTTGGAATACTGCCGTCTTCGCTGATCGTAATAACAAAACTCGCTGAAAGATATAAAAAAGAACTTCCGAAAATTCGGTGGTTTCAAACGGGAGCGCAACATATTCCTTCAAAAACAAAGGAATGGATTAAAACCGTGTGGGGTGCGAACGTTGTTAACGGCTACGGTGCGACAGAATTCGGCGGAACGTTTGCAATAGAATGCTATGAAGGAAAAGGTTACCACTTCAACGATCTTCTGTTCTGGGTTGAAATACTCAACCCGGATCAGGACGGATACGGGGAACTTGTTGTAACAACACTCGCCTTTCGATGTATGCCACTGATAAGATACAGAATAGGCGATATAACCAGATTCGTAAATGACCGTTGTGATTGTCCCTTTAGAACTGCAAAGATCGATTACATACTAGGTAGAAAAGATGACATGTTCAAAGCAGCAGGGAACAACCTCTATCCTGGATACTTCTCAAAAGCGGTGGTTGAGGGAGTATTTCTCGGTGTAGAGATCGACACAAAAGAAGAAATCGACCGCATAAAAATACGGGTCACAGAAGGTTCAAAAGTGGACTTAAAAAGGCTCGATACTTTCATCCTGGATACCATCGAAAAAGATGAACTTATAGTCGAAACAAAATTTGAATCACCGAATTCGCACACCGGGAGGAAGATACCTGAGGTAATTGATTTACGGTCATGGGATTGA
- a CDS encoding SDR family NAD(P)-dependent oxidoreductase produces MLIEKMGLSRTALAGKVAVITGAGQGIGKELARALAWLGAKVIIAEIRDTGAEVETLIRSEGGTAMFVQTDVSDEKSIQALAKKAFNTFGKVDILVNNAIIYRPGTILELPIEAWDQVYAVNLRGAVLGIKAFLPGMLERKEGVIVTITSSEGMPYMASYFASKAALQSLGLSLAGELSEESGVSAFVFAPGMVDTPGGNQAFQALAPKYGMSYQEFINMSPNPGYNGLMPAEDCAAGFAYAIVHARDYHGQIADPFQILAKTGLLQFSSQPKTDNTVPAESSLEKPAGKKSAIELAREVKKILEAVNKEANELDLFRKMWVTRAFRQRTGMSIKDWLETVTELVAELEAAETGDTTKIENIRGKLPWLKSNLERLADYFKKNMKDAEGYFKDPKALAKALEVLTYRVNTVRSLISALEQKVKP; encoded by the coding sequence ATGCTTATCGAGAAAATGGGGTTATCCCGCACTGCCCTTGCAGGAAAAGTGGCAGTTATTACAGGTGCAGGCCAGGGAATCGGTAAAGAATTAGCAAGAGCACTGGCATGGCTTGGTGCCAAGGTCATCATTGCCGAAATCAGGGATACAGGTGCTGAAGTTGAAACCTTAATACGTTCAGAAGGAGGCACGGCCATGTTTGTCCAAACCGACGTTAGTGACGAAAAAAGTATTCAGGCATTAGCCAAAAAGGCTTTTAATACCTTTGGCAAGGTAGATATTCTGGTGAACAACGCCATTATCTACCGCCCCGGTACCATCCTGGAGCTCCCAATAGAGGCCTGGGATCAGGTTTATGCCGTAAATCTGCGTGGCGCGGTGCTAGGCATTAAAGCGTTTTTGCCGGGAATGCTCGAGCGCAAGGAAGGCGTTATAGTAACAATTACATCGAGCGAAGGCATGCCGTATATGGCCTCCTATTTTGCATCAAAGGCTGCGTTACAGTCTCTTGGACTATCCCTTGCAGGTGAATTGAGCGAAGAATCAGGTGTATCAGCCTTTGTTTTTGCACCCGGGATGGTGGATACACCCGGAGGAAATCAGGCATTCCAGGCGCTGGCACCAAAATACGGTATGTCTTACCAGGAATTTATAAATATGAGTCCCAATCCCGGCTATAATGGTCTAATGCCGGCTGAAGACTGCGCCGCAGGCTTTGCATACGCCATTGTCCATGCCCGGGATTATCATGGTCAAATCGCTGATCCCTTCCAGATTCTCGCTAAAACAGGCCTTCTACAATTTTCATCGCAGCCAAAAACCGACAACACTGTCCCAGCCGAATCCTCCTTGGAAAAACCCGCAGGAAAGAAATCGGCGATTGAGCTTGCCAGAGAAGTAAAGAAAATCCTGGAAGCGGTTAATAAAGAAGCCAACGAACTCGATCTGTTCAGGAAAATGTGGGTTACCCGTGCATTCCGACAGAGAACTGGAATGAGCATCAAAGACTGGCTGGAAACAGTTACAGAATTGGTTGCTGAACTCGAGGCTGCAGAAACCGGAGACACCACAAAAATCGAAAACATTCGCGGCAAGTTACCCTGGTTAAAAAGTAACCTTGAGAGGCTTGCCGATTATTTCAAGAAGAATATGAAAGACGCAGAAGGATATTTCAAAGATCCAAAAGCTCTAGCTAAAGCTCTGGAGGTTTTAACCTACCGGGTAAATACTGTGCGATCGTTAATTTCGGCATTAGAGCAAAAAGTTAAACCGTAG
- a CDS encoding IS3-like element ISKol7 family transposase (programmed frameshift), with the protein MAKKLSTEEKMAIILEGLRREKSVSQICREHGISQAQYYKWRDRFLEGAKEGLENGKKSRVKQLEEKIEELQKVIGKQTIVIETFKKNSSASRQREIVTLLLNEGFSVSEALRYLKISRSTYYYKPREYSRRTNDEEILKEIEELKREHPYWGYRRIWAMLRKKGNKLNRKRVYRIMKENGLLFKVEHKKACRTIQKKIKPTRPREVLGIDMTKVFTRDAGWAYYIAVIDWYTREILGSEISLRCRTEEWLKALDRALNEGYPEGVRGEEVILVSDNGSQPTSTKFLKECAVLGIKQIFTSYNNPKGNANTERYFRTYKEEVAWVLDNPSYEELIEKTKTFETFYNEEYPHSALGYKSPKEVFEESVSLHKIA; encoded by the exons ATGGCAAAGAAACTCTCGACAGAAGAAAAGATGGCAATAATTCTGGAAGGGCTTCGTCGAGAAAAGAGCGTTTCTCAAATCTGCAGAGAACATGGGATTTCACAAGCTCAGTATTACAAATGGCGCGACAGGTTTCTCGAAGGTGCCAAAGAAGGCTTGGAAAACGGAAAGAAATCCAGGGTAAAGCAGCTCGAAGAAAAAATCGAAGAACTCCAGAAGGTAATTGGAAAACAGACCATCGTCATTGAGACCT TTAAAAAAAACAGTAGTGCATCCAGGCAACGGGAAATAGTGACATTGCTCCTTAATGAGGGATTTAGCGTTTCAGAAGCTCTGAGGTATTTGAAAATCAGCCGGAGCACGTATTACTACAAGCCCAGGGAATACAGTCGAAGAACGAATGATGAAGAAATACTCAAAGAAATAGAAGAACTCAAACGAGAACACCCTTACTGGGGATATCGTCGAATCTGGGCGATGTTGAGGAAAAAGGGCAACAAGCTCAACCGAAAGAGAGTATACCGGATAATGAAAGAGAATGGATTGCTGTTCAAAGTTGAGCACAAAAAAGCTTGTAGAACCATTCAAAAAAAGATAAAGCCAACCAGGCCCAGAGAGGTGCTTGGGATCGACATGACAAAAGTATTCACAAGAGATGCTGGTTGGGCATATTACATAGCAGTGATAGATTGGTACACAAGAGAAATCCTTGGATCGGAAATAAGTCTCAGGTGTAGGACGGAAGAATGGTTGAAAGCGTTGGACAGAGCCTTAAATGAGGGGTATCCCGAAGGTGTGCGGGGCGAAGAAGTAATACTGGTGAGCGATAACGGCAGCCAACCGACAAGCACGAAGTTTCTGAAAGAATGTGCTGTACTGGGGATAAAACAGATATTCACGAGCTACAACAACCCAAAAGGTAATGCCAACACGGAAAGATATTTCAGAACATACAAAGAAGAAGTTGCATGGGTACTGGACAATCCGAGTTACGAAGAGCTAATCGAAAAGACCAAAACTTTTGAAACGTTTTACAATGAAGAATATCCACACAGTGCACTAGGTTACAAGAGTCCCAAAGAGGTATTCGAAGAATCCGTGAGTCTACACAAAATTGCTTGA